The Bryobacteraceae bacterium genome includes a window with the following:
- a CDS encoding MFS transporter, whose translation MSASAPALPVVRTLSRLRSGAMTLVLLSLGHFFVDLYSGSLGVLQPLIVERLGLTLAQAGLLGGLLVFSSSVTQPLYGFLSDRYRTPLFSALGPAVAGLFILSGALAPSYALALALMALGGAGVSAFHPQASSWAAAGMASHRARWMAVFISAGTLGIAAAPAFFKEFLSWFGPARLLWAALPGVLVSAACLALVRPPAADEAPRRGFDWPALRAVRRPLAILYFGVFFRSAVQVVFAQFLVLYLSRERGYSLHQAAYVLTAYLAAGALGGMAGGHLSAWLGPKRVIQHSFLWSAPLMSVFFLTSSPWGAVFLVAGGLVLLFTIPVNVTVAQRLVPSQAGTVSALLMGFAWGAAGMIFVPLTGWLADRTSLHTALASLLVFPVLGYWLSRRLPEDLAE comes from the coding sequence ATGAGCGCTTCCGCCCCGGCATTGCCCGTTGTACGGACCCTTTCGCGCCTGCGCTCGGGCGCGATGACGCTCGTGCTGCTCTCGCTGGGACATTTCTTCGTGGATCTGTACTCGGGCAGCCTGGGCGTGCTGCAGCCGCTGATCGTCGAACGGCTCGGGCTGACGCTTGCGCAGGCGGGTCTGCTCGGCGGGCTGCTCGTGTTCAGCAGCTCGGTGACGCAGCCGCTGTATGGATTCCTCTCTGACCGGTACCGGACGCCGCTGTTCTCCGCGCTCGGTCCGGCCGTGGCGGGGCTGTTCATCCTGTCCGGCGCGCTGGCGCCAAGCTACGCTCTGGCGCTGGCCCTGATGGCGCTGGGAGGGGCCGGCGTGAGCGCGTTCCATCCGCAGGCGTCTTCGTGGGCCGCAGCCGGCATGGCCTCCCACCGGGCGCGCTGGATGGCCGTGTTCATCAGCGCAGGTACGCTGGGCATCGCCGCGGCGCCGGCGTTCTTCAAGGAGTTTCTCTCCTGGTTCGGCCCTGCGCGTCTGTTGTGGGCGGCGCTGCCCGGCGTGCTGGTCTCCGCCGCCTGCCTGGCTCTTGTCCGGCCCCCGGCTGCCGATGAAGCCCCCCGGCGCGGGTTCGACTGGCCTGCGTTGCGCGCGGTCCGCCGGCCGCTGGCCATCCTCTATTTCGGCGTCTTCTTCCGATCCGCGGTTCAGGTGGTGTTCGCACAGTTCCTCGTTCTGTATCTGAGCCGCGAGCGCGGCTACAGCCTGCATCAGGCGGCCTACGTGCTGACGGCGTATCTGGCGGCTGGCGCTCTGGGCGGCATGGCGGGGGGGCACCTGTCAGCGTGGCTCGGACCGAAACGCGTGATCCAGCATTCCTTTCTGTGGTCCGCGCCGCTGATGAGCGTCTTCTTCCTGACGTCTTCTCCGTGGGGCGCCGTCTTTCTGGTGGCGGGCGGGCTGGTGCTGCTGTTTACGATTCCCGTCAACGTCACCGTCGCCCAGAGGCTGGTTCCGTCGCAGGCGGGCACGGTTTCGGCCCTGCTGATGGGCTTCGCGTGGGGCGCCGCGGGCATGATCTTCGTTCCTCTGACCGGCTGGCTGGCCGACCGCACGTCGCTCCACACGGCGCTGGCTTCGCTGCTCGTGTTCCCTGTGCTCGGCTACTGGCTTTCGCGCAGGCTCCCGGAGGATCTGGCCGAATGA
- a CDS encoding glutamate synthase (NADPH), homotetrameric, whose product MAAEPPKYKPNPKLPRQALPLLDPEKRRRTADEVALGFTPEQAQTEALRCLQCQKPACVEACPLHIDIKRFILRIVEGDWQGAHDVISEQSPFPGVCGRVCQHELFCEDACVVGKKWDPVAIGSLERFAADHARLRMKELAGSYPKPTGKKVALVGSGPASLIAAYDLVRLNYRVTVFEALHQLGGVMAYGIPNFRLPREILHEEIARLQNMGVEFVPDFIVGRTATLEDLFEEGFEAVFIGTGAGLPYLMGIPGENLIGVYTANEFLTRVNLMEAYKFPDAPTPVRVGRHTVVVGGGNSAMDAARWAVRLGSDVTILYRRGRAELKARLEEIDHAEEEGVRFEFLAAPVALHGDEDGFVREMECIRMELGEPDESGRRAPVPVPGSEFRIPADTVIAAIGQAPNPTLQKATPQLMTKRGKIVINEWGETSIPRVFAGGDVVRGGSTVILAMKDGRAAARAIHEALSRERQPEEALEA is encoded by the coding sequence ATGGCCGCCGAGCCCCCCAAGTACAAGCCCAACCCCAAACTCCCCCGCCAGGCGCTGCCGCTCCTGGATCCCGAAAAACGCCGCCGCACGGCGGACGAAGTCGCCCTGGGCTTCACGCCGGAGCAGGCGCAGACGGAAGCCTTGCGGTGCCTGCAGTGCCAGAAGCCGGCCTGCGTGGAGGCCTGTCCGCTGCACATCGACATCAAGCGGTTCATCCTGCGCATCGTCGAGGGCGACTGGCAGGGGGCGCATGATGTCATCAGCGAGCAGAGCCCGTTTCCGGGCGTCTGCGGCCGCGTCTGCCAGCACGAGCTCTTCTGCGAAGACGCCTGCGTGGTGGGCAAGAAGTGGGATCCGGTGGCCATCGGTTCGCTCGAGCGGTTTGCGGCCGATCATGCGCGCCTGCGCATGAAGGAGCTGGCCGGCAGCTATCCGAAGCCGACGGGAAAGAAGGTGGCGCTGGTGGGCAGCGGCCCGGCTTCGCTGATTGCGGCCTACGACCTGGTCCGGCTGAACTACCGCGTCACCGTGTTTGAGGCGCTGCACCAGCTGGGCGGCGTGATGGCCTACGGCATCCCCAACTTCCGCCTGCCCCGGGAAATCCTGCACGAGGAGATCGCCCGGCTGCAGAACATGGGCGTCGAATTCGTGCCGGATTTCATCGTGGGACGGACGGCGACACTCGAGGACCTGTTCGAGGAAGGATTCGAGGCCGTCTTCATCGGCACCGGCGCGGGACTGCCCTACCTGATGGGCATCCCCGGAGAGAATCTCATCGGCGTCTACACGGCGAACGAATTTCTGACCCGCGTAAACCTGATGGAGGCCTACAAGTTTCCGGACGCGCCCACGCCGGTGCGCGTGGGCAGGCACACCGTCGTCGTCGGGGGCGGCAACTCGGCCATGGACGCCGCGCGCTGGGCGGTGCGGCTGGGCAGCGACGTCACGATCCTGTACCGGCGCGGGCGGGCCGAGCTGAAGGCGCGGCTCGAAGAGATCGATCACGCCGAGGAAGAGGGCGTGCGGTTCGAGTTTCTCGCCGCGCCGGTGGCGCTGCATGGCGATGAGGACGGCTTCGTGCGCGAAATGGAGTGCATCCGCATGGAGCTGGGCGAGCCGGACGAGAGCGGGCGGCGCGCGCCGGTCCCGGTTCCGGGGTCGGAGTTCCGCATTCCGGCTGACACCGTCATCGCGGCCATCGGCCAGGCGCCCAATCCGACGCTGCAGAAGGCGACTCCGCAGCTGATGACGAAGCGGGGCAAGATCGTCATCAACGAGTGGGGCGAAACGTCGATTCCGCGCGTGTTCGCCGGTGGCGACGTGGTGCGCGGCGGTTCGACGGTGATTCTCGCCATGAAAGACGGCCGCGCCGCCGCCCGCGCGATTCACGAAGCGCTGAGCCGCGAGCGGCAGCCCGAGGAGGCCCTGGAGGCATGA
- a CDS encoding ferredoxin-NADP+ reductase subunit alpha, with amino-acid sequence MSALILDKRQLAPEITLLEVEAPRIQKRWRAGQFIIIRPLAHSERIPLTIVDSSAERHSITMVIQAVGKTTREAVALEPGDALCDLVGPLGEPAEICTGERVLCMAGGVGVAELLPVARAYKEAGNTVVALCGARSDAYRILDAELRACCDELHWATDDGTYGFHGNVVQLLLSLAGPGSFAEGHVIGPIPMMKAAAEATRGWGLKLHASLNPIMIDGTGMCGGCRVTVGGQVRFACVDGPCFDAHEVDFDEMTRRNRAYREMEQLALRHECRLGLG; translated from the coding sequence ATGAGCGCCCTGATTCTCGACAAACGCCAGCTCGCTCCGGAGATCACCCTGCTGGAAGTGGAAGCGCCGCGCATCCAGAAGCGCTGGCGCGCCGGGCAGTTCATCATCATCCGGCCGCTCGCGCACAGCGAGCGCATTCCGCTGACCATCGTCGACTCGAGCGCCGAACGGCACTCCATCACCATGGTCATCCAGGCCGTCGGCAAGACGACGCGCGAGGCCGTCGCGCTGGAGCCTGGAGACGCGCTCTGCGATCTGGTCGGGCCTCTGGGCGAACCGGCCGAGATCTGCACGGGCGAGCGCGTTCTCTGCATGGCCGGCGGCGTTGGCGTGGCCGAGCTGCTGCCCGTGGCGCGCGCTTACAAGGAGGCCGGAAATACCGTGGTGGCGCTGTGCGGCGCGCGCTCGGACGCGTACCGGATTCTGGATGCGGAGCTGCGCGCGTGCTGCGACGAACTGCACTGGGCCACCGATGACGGCACGTACGGGTTTCACGGCAATGTGGTGCAGCTGCTGCTGAGCCTGGCCGGGCCGGGCTCCTTCGCCGAAGGCCATGTCATCGGACCGATTCCGATGATGAAGGCCGCCGCGGAAGCCACGCGCGGCTGGGGTTTGAAACTGCACGCCAGCCTGAACCCGATCATGATCGACGGCACGGGCATGTGCGGCGGCTGCCGCGTCACCGTGGGCGGGCAGGTGCGCTTCGCCTGCGTCGACGGGCCGTGTTTCGACGCCCACGAGGTGGACTTCGACGAAATGACCCGCCGCAACCGCGCCTACCGCGAGATGGAGCAGCTCGCGCTCCGGCACGAATGCCGGCTCGGGCTGGGCTGA
- a CDS encoding cysteine synthase yields MRVYADNSLSIGRTPLVKLNRVTDGARATVLAKIEGRNPAYSVKCRIGASMIWDAEQRGILKPGKELVEPTSGNTGIALAFVAAARGYPITLTMPETMSIERRKVLKIFGANLVLTEGAKGMKGAVAKAQEIAASDPDRYVLLQQFENPANPKIHYETTGPEIWEDTDGTVDVLVAGVGTGGTITGVSRYIKQTKGRPILSIAVEPAASPVITQTLRGEPVQPGPHKIQGIGAGFIPGTLDLSVVDRVEQATNEEAMEMARRLAREEGILCGISCGAAAAVAVRVAKEPEMEGKTIVVILPDAGERYLSSALFEGLFNE; encoded by the coding sequence ATGAGAGTATACGCAGACAATTCGCTGAGCATCGGGCGCACGCCGCTGGTGAAGCTGAACCGCGTGACGGACGGCGCCCGGGCCACGGTTCTGGCCAAGATCGAGGGCCGCAACCCGGCCTATTCCGTCAAGTGCCGCATCGGCGCGTCAATGATCTGGGACGCCGAGCAGCGCGGCATCCTGAAGCCCGGCAAGGAGCTGGTGGAGCCGACGTCCGGCAATACGGGCATCGCGCTCGCCTTCGTGGCTGCGGCGCGCGGCTATCCGATCACTCTCACCATGCCGGAGACGATGTCCATCGAGCGGCGCAAAGTGCTGAAGATTTTCGGCGCCAATCTCGTGCTCACCGAAGGCGCCAAGGGAATGAAAGGAGCCGTGGCCAAGGCGCAGGAGATCGCCGCCTCCGACCCTGACCGCTACGTGCTTCTGCAGCAGTTCGAGAACCCGGCCAACCCGAAGATCCACTACGAGACGACGGGACCGGAGATCTGGGAAGACACCGACGGGACCGTGGACGTGCTGGTCGCCGGCGTCGGCACCGGCGGCACCATCACGGGCGTCTCGCGCTACATCAAGCAGACGAAGGGCAGGCCGATCCTGTCCATTGCCGTCGAGCCCGCCGCCAGCCCGGTGATCACGCAGACGCTCCGCGGCGAGCCGGTGCAGCCCGGACCGCACAAGATCCAGGGCATCGGCGCCGGCTTCATTCCCGGCACGCTGGATCTCTCCGTTGTCGACCGCGTCGAGCAGGCGACCAACGAGGAAGCCATGGAAATGGCCCGGCGGCTGGCCCGTGAAGAAGGAATCCTGTGCGGCATCTCCTGCGGCGCAGCTGCCGCCGTGGCCGTGCGCGTGGCCAAGGAACCGGAGATGGAGGGCAAGACGATCGTCGTCATCCTGCCCGACGCGGGCGAGCGGTATCTGTCCTCGGCCCTGTTCGAGGGTCTGTTCAACGAATAA
- the comM gene encoding ATP-dependent protease, with the protein MALFRTQSAALVGIEARPVDVEVDVYPGGTERDFIVVGLPDVAVKESRQRIRSALANSGFHPPSQAVTINLAPASLRKEGAGFDLPIGVAILGALGQVPARHDQVLVGELSLDGSVRPVRGVLPVAACAREQGARAVIVPKENAAEAAVVEGLQVYGVSHLSEVVGLLCEPARFQPDLPSAAATPAQPAEDLDFRDVRGQTTAKRALEVAAAGGHNVLLIGPPGSGKTMLARRLAGILPPLTLEEALEATRIHSVAGVLPGGQGLLRTRPFRAPHHTISDAALVGGGMGMPRPGEVSLAHHGVLFLDELPEFPRNVLELLRQPLEERAVVIARSQMTLRFPAGFTLVAAMNPCRCGYFGDPTRECRCTGAQIQQYLSKISGPLLDRIDLHIEVPAVPFQELRARTGGAGSAEMRERVLAARTRQRERGFINAEIPPGRLRELCPLDAAGERTLEQAVKRMALSARAHDRILKVARTIADLAGVEEIQAKHVAEAVQYRSLDRSYWS; encoded by the coding sequence ATGGCTTTGTTCCGCACTCAGAGCGCCGCCCTGGTGGGCATCGAAGCCCGGCCGGTGGACGTCGAAGTGGACGTCTATCCCGGCGGAACCGAAAGGGACTTCATCGTCGTGGGGTTGCCGGACGTGGCGGTGAAGGAGAGCCGTCAGCGGATCCGGTCAGCACTGGCCAATAGCGGTTTCCATCCGCCGTCGCAGGCGGTGACGATCAACCTTGCGCCGGCCAGCCTGCGCAAGGAGGGCGCGGGGTTCGACCTGCCGATCGGGGTGGCGATCCTGGGTGCGCTCGGTCAGGTGCCGGCGCGGCACGACCAGGTGCTGGTGGGCGAGCTTTCGCTGGACGGAAGCGTGCGGCCGGTTCGGGGGGTGCTGCCGGTGGCCGCGTGCGCGCGGGAGCAGGGGGCGAGGGCGGTGATCGTGCCGAAGGAGAACGCCGCGGAGGCGGCTGTGGTGGAGGGTTTGCAGGTCTACGGAGTGAGCCACTTGAGCGAGGTCGTGGGGCTGTTGTGCGAGCCGGCGCGGTTCCAGCCCGATCTGCCCAGCGCGGCGGCCACTCCCGCGCAGCCGGCCGAGGATCTCGATTTCCGGGACGTGCGCGGGCAGACGACGGCCAAACGGGCTCTGGAGGTGGCAGCGGCGGGCGGGCACAACGTGCTGCTGATCGGGCCGCCCGGTTCGGGCAAGACGATGCTGGCGCGGCGTCTGGCCGGGATTCTGCCGCCGCTGACGCTGGAAGAGGCTCTGGAGGCGACCCGGATTCACTCCGTCGCCGGCGTGTTGCCGGGCGGGCAGGGGCTGCTTCGCACGCGGCCGTTCCGCGCGCCGCACCACACGATTTCCGACGCAGCCCTGGTGGGCGGCGGCATGGGCATGCCGCGGCCGGGCGAAGTGAGCCTGGCGCACCACGGGGTGCTGTTCCTCGACGAGCTGCCGGAATTCCCGAGAAATGTTCTGGAGCTGCTGCGGCAGCCGCTGGAAGAGCGGGCGGTGGTGATCGCAAGGTCGCAGATGACGCTGCGCTTCCCGGCCGGCTTCACTCTGGTGGCGGCGATGAACCCGTGCCGCTGCGGCTATTTCGGCGATCCGACGCGCGAGTGCCGGTGCACGGGGGCGCAGATCCAGCAGTATCTGAGCAAGATCAGCGGGCCGCTGCTGGACCGGATCGACCTGCACATCGAGGTGCCTGCCGTGCCGTTTCAGGAACTGCGCGCGCGCACCGGGGGCGCCGGTTCAGCCGAGATGCGGGAGCGGGTGCTGGCGGCGCGGACGCGCCAGCGCGAGCGCGGTTTCATCAACGCGGAGATCCCCCCGGGGCGGCTGCGCGAGCTTTGCCCGCTCGACGCCGCGGGCGAGCGGACGCTCGAGCAGGCCGTCAAGCGGATGGCGCTGTCGGCGCGGGCGCACGACCGCATCCTCAAAGTGGCCCGCACCATCGCGGATCTTGCCGGAGTGGAAGAGATCCAGGCCAAGCACGTGGCCGAGGCGGTGCAGTACCGCAGCCTGGACCGCAGCTACTGGAGCTGA
- a CDS encoding molecular chaperone DnaJ: protein MSQTPFIDYYELLQISPNAEMETIHRVFRMLAARYHPDNPQSGDAERFMLLNEAYSVLTDPQKRADYDILYHARRLEPLSVFNLREFALGIDGESNRRMGVLCLLYSRRRSNPEASGMSVLEFENLMSLPREHLTFTLWYLREKGLIRQAEGSDYVITAEGVDWVEQHLPRNKILYHLLKAAESGKAHSARPEDLFSGPEADQPEGDQPS, encoded by the coding sequence ATGTCCCAGACACCCTTCATTGACTACTACGAGCTGCTCCAGATCAGCCCCAACGCGGAGATGGAGACCATCCACCGCGTCTTCCGCATGCTGGCCGCCCGCTACCATCCCGACAACCCGCAGAGCGGCGACGCCGAGCGCTTCATGCTCCTCAACGAGGCCTACAGCGTCCTCACCGACCCGCAGAAGCGCGCCGATTACGACATCCTGTACCACGCCCGCCGGCTTGAGCCGCTCAGCGTCTTCAACCTCCGGGAGTTCGCCCTGGGCATCGACGGCGAGTCCAACCGCCGCATGGGCGTGCTGTGCCTGCTGTACAGCCGCCGCCGTTCCAACCCGGAAGCGAGCGGCATGAGCGTGCTGGAATTCGAGAATCTCATGTCCCTGCCGCGCGAACACCTGACCTTCACCCTCTGGTATCTCCGCGAGAAGGGCCTGATCCGGCAGGCGGAAGGCAGCGACTATGTCATCACCGCCGAGGGCGTCGATTGGGTCGAGCAGCACCTGCCCCGGAACAAGATCCTGTATCATCTGCTCAAAGCCGCCGAGTCCGGCAAGGCCCATAGCGCCCGGCCGGAGGATCTGTTTTCTGGTCCCGAGGCTGACCAACCGGAAGGCGACCAGCCTTCCTGA
- a CDS encoding type II secretion system protein, which yields MASPARDSRALTKREAGWVTRLMTRTATTPEHQQLKFKLHRKLLDRINLDRLSALSDDVVRTEVRTAVARLVEEEETPLSMSEKERIIEEVLDEVFGLGPLEPLLQDPTISDILVTTPKLVYIERNGKLYRTPVEFKDDAHLCRIIEKVVSRVGRRIDESSPMVDARLPDGSRVNAVIPPVSVDGPLLSIRRFGRDPLQAEDLVRNLTLTEGMMELLKACVAARLNVIVSGGTGAGKTTLLNVLSSFISEDERIVTIEDAAELQLRQTHVARMETRPPNVEGQGAIRIRQLVINALRMRPDRIIVGEVRGEEALDMMQAMNTGHDGSLTTIHANSPRDAISRLEVMMGMANANMSIHSIRQQVASAIDMFVHIARFSDGTRHVTHITECVGMEGDIVTTQDIFLFEKTGITKDGRVTGRFRATGIRPRFYERLRAAGFQLPPTLFQTVVELT from the coding sequence ATGGCATCTCCGGCAAGAGACAGCAGGGCGTTGACGAAGCGCGAGGCGGGCTGGGTGACGCGTCTGATGACGCGGACGGCGACGACGCCGGAGCATCAGCAGCTCAAGTTCAAGTTGCACCGCAAGCTGCTGGACCGGATCAACCTGGACCGTCTGTCGGCGCTCTCCGACGATGTGGTGCGCACCGAAGTGCGCACCGCGGTGGCGCGGCTGGTGGAAGAAGAAGAGACGCCGCTGAGCATGTCGGAGAAGGAGCGGATCATCGAGGAAGTGCTCGATGAAGTGTTCGGGCTGGGGCCTCTGGAGCCGCTGCTCCAGGATCCGACGATCTCCGACATTCTGGTGACGACGCCGAAACTGGTCTACATCGAGCGCAACGGCAAGCTCTACCGCACGCCGGTGGAATTCAAGGACGACGCGCACCTGTGCCGGATTATCGAGAAGGTGGTGTCGCGCGTCGGGCGGCGCATCGACGAGTCCTCGCCGATGGTGGACGCGCGCCTTCCGGACGGCTCGCGCGTCAACGCCGTCATCCCGCCGGTGAGCGTGGACGGGCCGCTGCTCAGCATCCGCCGCTTCGGCCGCGATCCGCTGCAGGCCGAGGACCTGGTGCGGAACCTGACTCTGACGGAAGGCATGATGGAGCTGCTGAAGGCCTGCGTGGCCGCGCGGCTCAACGTGATCGTCAGCGGCGGCACGGGCGCGGGCAAGACGACGCTGCTGAACGTGCTGTCGAGCTTCATCAGCGAGGACGAGCGCATCGTCACCATCGAAGACGCCGCCGAGCTGCAGCTGCGTCAGACGCACGTGGCGCGCATGGAAACGCGCCCCCCCAACGTCGAAGGCCAGGGCGCCATCCGCATCCGCCAGCTGGTGATCAACGCGCTCCGCATGCGCCCGGACCGCATCATCGTCGGCGAGGTGCGCGGCGAGGAAGCCCTGGACATGATGCAGGCCATGAACACCGGCCACGACGGCTCGCTGACCACCATCCACGCCAACTCCCCGCGCGACGCCATCAGCCGCCTGGAGGTGATGATGGGCATGGCCAACGCCAACATGAGCATCCATTCGATCCGCCAGCAGGTGGCCAGCGCCATCGACATGTTCGTCCACATCGCCCGTTTCAGCGACGGCACCCGCCACGTCACCCACATCACCGAGTGCGTGGGCATGGAGGGCGACATCGTCACCACGCAGGACATTTTCCTGTTCGAGAAGACGGGCATTACGAAGGACGGCCGCGTCACCGGCCGCTTCCGCGCCACCGGCATCCGGCCGCGCTTCTACGAACGGCTGCGCGCCGCCGGGTTCCAGCTGCCGCCGACACTGTTCCAGACCGTGGTCGAGCTGACATGA
- a CDS encoding hypothetical protein (possible pseudo, frameshifted), whose amino-acid sequence MLELSIGVVVSEAELFEELHNALRESPVRIAFEQAGLRDLQGFLDKVERQRPDVVFVDLASLPCELPLLVEALGQAPGSPFVVVVHRESDSGLILDALRSGAREFLCPPFQPMLQTALLRLANERERMRSEQPSRMKGRLIGFLGAKGGCGATTIACHTARELEAATNKKTLLCDLDLHSGLVRFLLQAHSRYTVLDALANTDRLDESFWQALVSNGTGQLEVLGAPDAPPNREMPLPKEVREVMQFCRTVYDWGVFDLGRGISPFVYAAIEELNDLFIVTTPEVPALHRTKHLVQQLLAYGMSRSSLHLILNRVSRRMEVPAPELETILGEQFYVTVADCERELRDAYAEAKLLPANSTLAADVQRLVTRLAGIPEKKKSRGFSLFG is encoded by the coding sequence ATGCTGGAGCTGTCCATTGGAGTGGTCGTCAGCGAGGCCGAACTGTTCGAGGAGCTGCACAATGCGCTCCGCGAGTCGCCGGTGCGGATCGCCTTCGAGCAGGCGGGGCTGCGCGACCTGCAGGGCTTTCTGGACAAGGTGGAGCGCCAGAGGCCCGATGTCGTCTTCGTGGACCTGGCCAGCCTGCCCTGCGAGCTGCCGCTGCTGGTGGAGGCGCTGGGGCAGGCGCCGGGATCGCCGTTCGTGGTGGTGGTGCACCGCGAAAGCGACTCCGGCCTGATTCTGGACGCGCTCCGCTCCGGCGCTCGGGAGTTCCTGTGCCCGCCGTTCCAGCCGATGCTGCAGACGGCGCTGCTGCGGCTTGCGAACGAGCGGGAGCGGATGCGCAGCGAGCAGCCTTCGCGGATGAAGGGGCGGCTGATCGGTTTTCTGGGCGCCAAGGGCGGCTGCGGGGCCACGACGATCGCCTGCCACACGGCGCGGGAGCTGGAAGCGGCCACCAACAAGAAGACGCTGCTGTGCGATCTGGACCTGCACTCGGGCCTGGTGCGGTTTCTCTTGCAGGCGCACTCGCGCTACACGGTGCTGGACGCGCTGGCGAACACGGACCGGCTGGATGAGAGCTTCTGGCAGGCGCTGGTGTCGAACGGGACGGGGCAGCTGGAGGTGCTGGGCGCGCCGGACGCGCCGCCAAACCGCGAGATGCCGCTGCCGAAGGAAGTGCGCGAGGTGATGCAGTTCTGCCGCACGGTTTACGACTGGGGCGTGTTCGACCTGGGCCGCGGGATTTCGCCGTTCGTGTATGCGGCCATCGAGGAGCTGAACGATCTGTTCATCGTCACCACGCCCGAGGTGCCGGCGCTGCACCGCACCAAGCATCTGGTGCAGCAGCTGCTGGCCTACGGCATGAGCCGCTCGAGCCTGCACCTGATCCTGAACCGCGTGAGCCGGCGGATGGAAGTGCCCGCGCCGGAGCTGGAGACGATTCTTGGCGAGCAGTTCTATGTGACAGTGGCCGACTGCGAGCGCGAGCTGCGCGACGCCTACGCGGAGGCCAAGCTATTGCCGGCCAACAGCACGCTGGCTGCGGACGTGCAGCGGCTGGTGACGCGGCTGGCCGGCATTCCGGAGAAGAAGAAATCCAGGGGATTCTCCCTGTTCGGTTAA
- a CDS encoding pilus assembly protein CpaC: MKFLLLPLSLLLLAAALPLAAQDAAAPRELVLTPGKSVVLDSPVDIQRVSVANEKVAEAVGVTPREVLLNGREPGETTVIIWQQGGGRLIFDVVVRPKETPADRIRRELARELGEQKVDVAVEGQNVFLRGSVDDLQAAERAEAIASVLGKPVNLLNVKVPEGEAQILLKVRFADVERAVSSELGLNLYSTGATNTIGRVTTGQFNPPVPPIGGIQPDAPASFSLTDALNVFLFRPDLDLGTTIRALAARNLVQILAEPNLLTSNGKTASFLAGGEFPYPVVQGGGIGFTPVTIQFREFGIRINFTPTITSRGTIRLAVAPEVSSLDYANGLLFQGFNVPAIAIRKVQTEVELEDRQSFAIAGLLDNRMTEALTRIPGLADIPLLGKLFQSRKLQKNKQELLVIVTPEIVRPIPKDQPAPELSYPRPFLQEGGEKMPRTPGVEITGAAPAPGAGKYIPVERLKKEQAASPATAALTPVSYQIVPVTTQTTAPGTPAPAPAAPPPAVKPPAP, translated from the coding sequence ATGAAGTTCCTGCTGTTGCCGCTCTCCCTCCTGCTCCTGGCAGCCGCGCTTCCCCTGGCCGCGCAGGACGCGGCCGCTCCGCGCGAACTGGTGCTGACGCCCGGCAAGTCCGTGGTGCTGGACAGCCCGGTGGATATCCAGCGCGTTTCCGTGGCCAACGAAAAGGTGGCCGAGGCTGTCGGTGTTACCCCCCGTGAAGTCCTGCTGAATGGCCGGGAACCCGGCGAAACCACCGTCATCATCTGGCAGCAGGGCGGCGGGAGGCTGATCTTCGACGTGGTTGTGCGGCCCAAAGAGACGCCCGCGGACCGCATCCGCCGGGAGCTGGCCCGCGAATTGGGCGAGCAGAAGGTGGACGTTGCCGTAGAGGGGCAAAATGTCTTCCTCCGCGGTTCGGTGGACGACTTGCAGGCCGCGGAGCGGGCGGAAGCGATCGCCTCTGTCCTGGGCAAGCCCGTCAACCTGCTGAATGTGAAGGTGCCGGAGGGCGAGGCGCAGATTCTGCTGAAAGTCCGCTTTGCCGATGTCGAGCGTGCGGTGTCCAGTGAGCTGGGGCTGAATCTGTATAGCACCGGGGCAACCAATACGATCGGACGCGTCACCACGGGGCAATTCAATCCGCCCGTTCCGCCCATTGGAGGGATTCAGCCCGACGCCCCTGCGAGCTTTAGCTTGACCGATGCGCTGAATGTATTCCTGTTCCGTCCTGATCTTGACCTGGGCACCACGATCCGCGCCCTAGCGGCTCGCAATCTTGTTCAAATCCTCGCAGAGCCAAATCTGCTCACCTCGAACGGCAAGACGGCCAGCTTCCTCGCCGGAGGCGAGTTCCCCTATCCGGTGGTGCAGGGCGGCGGCATCGGCTTTACTCCTGTGACCATCCAGTTCCGCGAGTTCGGCATCCGGATCAATTTCACGCCCACGATCACTTCGCGCGGCACCATCCGGCTGGCCGTGGCGCCAGAGGTCAGCTCGCTCGACTATGCCAATGGCTTGCTGTTCCAGGGCTTCAACGTTCCGGCGATCGCCATCCGGAAGGTGCAGACGGAGGTGGAACTGGAGGACCGCCAGAGCTTCGCCATCGCCGGACTGCTGGACAACCGGATGACGGAGGCCCTGACGCGGATCCCCGGTCTGGCCGACATTCCGCTGCTGGGCAAGCTGTTCCAGTCACGCAAGCTTCAGAAGAACAAGCAGGAGCTGCTGGTGATCGTGACGCCGGAGATCGTGCGGCCCATTCCGAAAGACCAGCCGGCGCCGGAGCTGTCCTACCCGCGGCCGTTCCTGCAGGAAGGCGGAGAAAAGATGCCGCGCACGCCGGGCGTCGAGATCACAGGCGCTGCGCCGGCGCCCGGGGCAGGGAAGTACATTCCGGTGGAGCGGCTGAAGAAGGAGCAGGCGGCGTCGCCGGCGACGGCTGCGCTGACGCCGGTCTCGTATCAGATCGTCCCGGTGACGACGCAGACGACGGCGCCGGGAACGCCCGCGCCTGCGCCGGCCGCGCCGCCTCCGGCGGTGAAGCCGCCGGCGCCGTAA